One genomic window of Streptomyces diastaticus subsp. diastaticus includes the following:
- a CDS encoding IS5 family transposase (programmed frameshift) — protein MVPDGLWEIAKPLIPPSKVRPQGGGTQDTPDETVFAAVVYVLVSGCAWRALPPCFGISKSTAHRRFVIWSRAGVWGRLHEEIVHRLYDASLLDLSRAVLDSAHVRAKKGGEHTGPSPVDRGKPGSKMHVLSDANGLPLVVGVSAANVHDSLALKPMVAAHQTRHDPHRGRYFKPQRLHADKAYDVPHLRKWLRGKRIGVRVARKGIESSERLGRRRWVIERTMSWLTGYRRLNHRYERNPRNYLAFLGLAAALCCYKRLIRLTT, from the exons ATTGTTCCGGACGGACTGTGGGAGATCGCGAAGCCGTTGATCCCGCCGTCGAAGGTGCGGCCGCAGGGTGGCGGCACGCAGGACACGCCTGATGAGACGGTGTTCGCGGCCGTCGTCTACGTGCTGGTCAGCGGCTGTGCCTGGCGCGCGTTGCCGCCATGCTTCGGGATATCGAAGTCGACGGCCCATCGCAGGTTCGTGATCTGGTCGCGGGCCGGCGTGTGGGGCCGACTGCACGAGGAGATCGTGCACCGGCTCTACGACGCCAGCCTGCTCGACCTGTCGCGTGCAGTCCTCGACTCCGCCCACGTGCGCGCTA AAAAAGGGGGCGAACACACAGGTCCGAGCCCCGTGGACCGGGGCAAGCCGGGCTCCAAGATGCACGTCCTGTCGGATGCGAACGGACTGCCCCTGGTCGTCGGTGTCTCCGCTGCCAACGTCCACGACAGCCTCGCGTTGAAGCCCATGGTCGCCGCTCACCAAACGAGACACGACCCACACCGCGGCCGGTACTTCAAGCCTCAGCGTCTTCACGCCGACAAGGCGTACGACGTTCCTCACCTGCGCAAATGGCTTCGCGGCAAGCGCATCGGCGTCCGCGTCGCACGCAAGGGCATCGAGTCCAGCGAACGACTCGGCCGCCGAAGGTGGGTCATCGAGCGCACCATGTCCTGGCTCACGGGCTACCGTCGGCTCAACCACCGCTACGAACGAAACCCCCGAAAC